In one Umezawaea sp. Da 62-37 genomic region, the following are encoded:
- a CDS encoding SNF2-related protein translates to MCRNPNQQVKPLVVDFASALKGYRVASAINSLLSYLRTKWVSPPALAIATAYFNPAGFGLLADELEKVGPVRLLLGAEPTDVDQRSRVRPLGRRQRRRGPSPEVVQALEGHARSLVEDRDLLGFTLEADMAARRLVKWLDDHPSVEVRRYEQGFLHGKAFIVETDATGVIAGSSNFTYAGLARNNELNLGHYQPSTVNQVIDWFDEQWGKATSYDLAGLYKARWEPHQPWDVYLRMLHENYGADLEDATVGSKLGLTAFQADGVWRAKRILERRNGVLIADEVGLGKTYLAGELIYEATMVRRQKVLIICPAMLRDSTWIGFLRHHNLRADVLSYEELVSNIDTAGNRTSALQDLDEYAMVVIDEAHAFRNDTTRRAEALHRIVDSRVPKDLVLLTATPVNNSLEDLYSLIMYFARNDYAFADVGVPSLRQYFNRAIATDPDSLTAQHLFDVLDATAVRRTRRFVKNHYRGDTIRVNGIEQEVSFPTCEVRRIDYDLAGVLPGMFDALATSLGAHVTDDVMAATVAAGVILADIGQVLTMARYVPSQFRLDGGAEQYEAQNAGLLRSALLKRFESSAHAFRRTVEKMIESHDRFLHALEAGYVLTGENLRDFVAIGMEDTEDFFIGLEDDDGTLDASNYDVSALCGAVEADRGILASFHERVRHLDHTTDPKIERLIGELATIAAESNAEGIGEEDTRNKRKVLVFTYFADTADYIQAAIKDAVITDGRLQAYRDRYARISGSDGGDRTEVISGFAPRTAGSGSEEDLYDLIITTDVLAEGVNLQQARHIINYDLPWNPMKLVQRHGRIDRIGSLHKRVFMRCFFPDEDLDRLLGLEERLQRKLKQAAAAVGVGIVLPGVDPVERSITETREMIDRIKREEATLFEEGGSAALSGEEYRRRLATDFKNTSTKTRVTALPWGAGSAMTRQNADPALVFCARVGDHDKPFYRYVPLNKDLTIRIVRTAEGDPVAEIIRDTLACLNQADPGDPTTPAATLTEQMYQAAFEAWTVARADVHQDWSLRTDPGRLAPSLPKVMRTAVEYVEKHGAFLGDRQDDLAARLKAPYTTRIQRVVRGALPPVNLGTPREIVERIATVADEYGLSIPEPPVPLPPANLDDIYLVCWMAIVPTPEAASDANEV, encoded by the coding sequence GTGTGTCGCAACCCGAATCAGCAGGTCAAGCCACTGGTAGTCGACTTTGCCTCAGCCCTGAAGGGTTACCGGGTTGCCTCCGCGATCAACTCGCTCCTCTCCTACTTGCGTACGAAGTGGGTGTCCCCTCCCGCGCTGGCCATCGCGACCGCCTACTTCAACCCCGCCGGGTTCGGCTTGCTTGCCGATGAGCTGGAGAAGGTCGGACCGGTACGCCTGTTGCTGGGCGCAGAGCCGACGGACGTCGATCAACGTTCACGGGTGCGGCCTCTGGGGCGACGGCAGCGCCGCCGCGGTCCATCTCCTGAAGTGGTTCAAGCGTTGGAAGGGCATGCGCGATCGCTGGTGGAGGACCGCGACCTGCTCGGTTTCACCCTTGAGGCTGACATGGCCGCGCGCCGTCTGGTGAAGTGGCTCGATGACCATCCCAGTGTGGAGGTGCGCCGCTACGAGCAGGGGTTCTTGCACGGCAAGGCGTTCATCGTCGAGACGGACGCCACCGGCGTGATCGCCGGATCGAGCAACTTCACTTACGCCGGTTTGGCGAGGAACAACGAGTTGAACCTTGGACACTACCAGCCGTCCACCGTGAACCAGGTGATCGACTGGTTCGACGAGCAGTGGGGCAAGGCGACTTCCTACGATCTCGCTGGCTTGTACAAGGCGCGGTGGGAGCCCCACCAGCCTTGGGACGTCTACCTGCGGATGCTGCACGAGAACTACGGGGCAGACCTCGAGGACGCGACAGTGGGCTCAAAACTCGGTCTTACCGCGTTTCAGGCTGATGGAGTGTGGCGCGCCAAACGAATATTGGAGCGACGCAACGGTGTGCTGATCGCGGATGAAGTGGGCCTGGGCAAGACCTACCTGGCAGGTGAGTTGATCTACGAGGCGACCATGGTGCGCCGCCAGAAGGTGCTCATCATCTGTCCTGCCATGCTGCGCGACTCCACCTGGATCGGATTCCTGCGCCACCACAACCTCCGCGCGGACGTGCTGTCGTACGAGGAACTCGTGTCGAACATCGACACTGCAGGCAACCGCACATCAGCGCTTCAGGACCTCGACGAATACGCGATGGTTGTCATCGACGAGGCACACGCGTTCCGCAACGACACCACCAGACGAGCGGAAGCGCTGCACCGCATCGTCGACTCGCGGGTTCCCAAGGACTTGGTGCTGCTCACGGCGACCCCGGTGAACAACAGCCTTGAAGACCTCTACAGCTTGATCATGTACTTCGCCCGCAACGACTACGCGTTCGCCGATGTCGGCGTCCCGTCACTGCGGCAGTACTTCAACCGGGCGATCGCGACCGACCCCGACAGCCTGACCGCTCAGCACCTGTTCGACGTGCTCGACGCCACCGCTGTGCGGCGTACACGGCGGTTCGTCAAGAACCACTATCGAGGCGACACGATCCGGGTGAACGGTATTGAGCAGGAGGTCTCCTTCCCGACCTGCGAGGTGCGCCGCATCGACTACGACCTCGCGGGTGTCCTACCTGGCATGTTCGACGCGTTGGCGACATCACTGGGAGCCCACGTGACCGATGACGTCATGGCTGCGACCGTGGCCGCCGGTGTCATCCTCGCGGACATCGGCCAAGTCCTCACGATGGCGCGCTACGTGCCATCCCAGTTCCGGCTCGACGGCGGTGCCGAGCAATACGAGGCGCAGAACGCTGGCCTGCTGCGATCGGCATTGCTGAAGCGGTTCGAATCCTCCGCGCACGCCTTCCGTCGCACCGTGGAGAAGATGATCGAATCTCACGATCGATTCCTCCACGCCTTGGAAGCCGGCTACGTGCTCACAGGTGAGAACCTGCGCGACTTCGTCGCCATCGGTATGGAGGACACCGAAGACTTCTTCATTGGGCTCGAAGACGACGACGGAACGCTGGACGCGTCCAACTACGACGTCTCCGCTCTCTGCGGAGCCGTCGAAGCAGACCGGGGCATCCTCGCCTCCTTCCACGAACGGGTCCGCCACCTCGATCACACCACCGACCCCAAGATCGAACGACTCATCGGTGAACTCGCCACCATCGCAGCGGAGTCGAACGCGGAAGGCATCGGTGAAGAAGACACCCGGAACAAGCGGAAGGTACTGGTCTTCACCTACTTCGCCGACACCGCCGACTACATCCAAGCCGCCATTAAGGACGCCGTCATCACCGACGGCCGGCTTCAGGCCTATCGAGATCGATACGCCAGGATCTCCGGCTCCGACGGAGGCGATCGCACCGAGGTGATCAGCGGGTTTGCGCCCCGCACGGCCGGGTCTGGGAGCGAAGAAGACCTGTACGACCTGATCATCACCACGGACGTGCTTGCCGAGGGGGTGAACCTGCAACAAGCTCGGCACATCATCAACTACGACCTGCCATGGAACCCGATGAAGCTGGTTCAACGCCACGGCCGCATCGACCGCATCGGCTCCCTGCACAAGCGCGTGTTCATGCGCTGCTTCTTCCCCGACGAAGATCTCGACCGCCTGCTGGGTCTCGAAGAACGCCTCCAGCGGAAGTTGAAGCAAGCGGCAGCCGCCGTCGGCGTCGGCATAGTCCTGCCCGGCGTCGATCCGGTCGAGCGGTCGATAACCGAAACCCGCGAGATGATCGACAGGATCAAACGGGAAGAGGCCACGCTGTTCGAAGAAGGCGGTTCCGCGGCGCTGTCCGGAGAGGAATACCGTCGGCGGCTTGCCACGGACTTCAAGAACACCTCCACGAAGACACGGGTCACCGCGTTGCCTTGGGGAGCGGGCAGCGCCATGACTCGGCAGAACGCCGACCCCGCCCTCGTGTTCTGCGCTCGTGTCGGAGATCACGACAAGCCGTTCTACCGATACGTTCCCCTCAATAAAGACCTGACGATTCGCATCGTCAGAACTGCTGAAGGGGACCCGGTCGCGGAGATCATCCGGGACACCCTCGCGTGCTTGAACCAAGCCGACCCCGGTGATCCGACAACGCCTGCGGCCACGCTCACCGAGCAGATGTACCAAGCGGCGTTCGAGGCGTGGACCGTTGCGCGAGCTGACGTTCACCAAGACTGGTCTCTCCGCACGGACCCCGGAAGGCTGGCGCCGTCACTACCCAAGGTGATGAGGACAGCCGTCGAGTACGTCGAGAAGCACGGTGCATTTCTCGGCGACCGGCAGGACGATCTGGCTGCACGGCTCAAAGCGCCCTACACGACCAGGATCCAGCGGGTCGTCCGTGGTGCACTTCCCCCCGTCAATCTCGGCACACCACGAGAGATCGTCGAACGCATCGCCACGGTGGCCGACGAATACGGACTGAGCATCCCTGAACCTCCGGTCCCTCTGCCACCCGCAAACCTCGACGACATCTACCTGGTTTGTTGGATGGCAATCGTGCCGACGCCCGAGGCTGCATCGGATGCCAATGAAGTCTGA
- a CDS encoding transposase family protein yields MISYRATLDVPRELAQYLGRLLHTQRRDRGTRKGARALTCYGQAVMGLRWFRQNTDITALARDHGISRATGYRYLDEIITVLAEQAPDLHAALRHAKNEGLAHVVLDGKIFPTDRLAEKTTSAKGEQIDRWYSGKAHEHGGNIQALMAPNGFPLWISDVEPGSVHDLTAAREHVLGALYWAASRLDLPTLADNGYDGAGIGVFTPVKQPAGGQVLDVDTRTYNALLRGLRCLGERGFATLTGRWRALRHFTTSPRKIGAIVKAALVLTHFEHGRLT; encoded by the coding sequence GTGATCAGCTATCGTGCCACACTCGACGTGCCCCGCGAACTCGCCCAGTACCTGGGCCGCCTGCTCCACACCCAACGCCGCGACCGTGGCACTCGGAAGGGCGCCAGAGCGCTGACCTGCTACGGGCAGGCCGTCATGGGCCTGCGCTGGTTCCGCCAGAACACCGACATCACCGCGCTGGCCCGAGATCACGGCATCTCCCGCGCCACCGGCTACCGCTACCTCGACGAGATCATCACCGTGCTCGCCGAGCAAGCCCCGGACCTGCACGCAGCATTGCGACACGCCAAGAACGAGGGACTGGCCCACGTCGTTCTCGACGGCAAGATCTTTCCCACCGACCGCCTCGCCGAGAAGACCACCAGCGCGAAAGGCGAGCAGATCGACCGGTGGTACTCCGGCAAAGCACACGAGCACGGCGGCAACATCCAGGCCCTGATGGCGCCGAACGGTTTCCCGCTGTGGATCAGCGATGTCGAACCCGGCTCGGTGCACGACCTGACCGCGGCCCGCGAACACGTGCTGGGCGCCCTGTACTGGGCCGCCTCCCGACTCGACCTGCCCACCCTGGCCGACAACGGCTACGACGGGGCGGGCATCGGAGTGTTCACACCGGTCAAGCAGCCCGCAGGCGGGCAGGTACTTGATGTCGACACGCGCACCTACAATGCCCTGCTGCGTGGCCTGCGCTGTCTGGGTGAACGCGGATTCGCGACGCTGACCGGCCGCTGGCGCGCCTTACGGCACTTCACCACCAGCCCTCGCAAGATCGGCGCCATCGTCAAAGCCGCCCTCGTCCTCACTCATTTCGAACATGGACGACTCACCTGA